A window of Symphalangus syndactylus isolate Jambi chromosome X, NHGRI_mSymSyn1-v2.1_pri, whole genome shotgun sequence genomic DNA:
gatcactccactgcactccagcctgggtgacagagcaagactctgtctcaaaaaaaaaaaaaaaaaaaaaaaaaaaaaaaaaaaaaaaaaaattaaataaataaaatgtgataaacaATAAGGCAGATGAAAATCTATTTACTAGActcttagcataatttttaagttCATGACTATATTTATCAAATACTGCTTTTTGATAATGTTTGATCACCAAAACTTTTCGTCAtttcctatataatttttgtatcttatactttgctgtttttaaaaaaggattagcAGTCCCAATATAAAAATACACTTAGGGtaaagttttatttgtttgttcgaATTAATAAGAGCAAATACCTAGGCTTTGGGGCTGCCAGCAGGAGTGCCATGGTGAGAGGCACTGGCAGGGAATGCGGAAGTGAGCACtggtccccagccccaggccaagAGCCTTGGTTTGCCCACTAGGATTGTTTTAAGAAAATGGCAGACAAACCAGACATAGGGGAAATCGCCAGCTACAATAAGGCCAAGCTGAAGAAAACGGAGATGCAGGAGAACACCCTGCTGACCAAAGAGGCCATTGAGCAGGAGAAGCGGAGTGAAATTTCCTAAGAGCCTGGAGGATTCCCCACCCCTGTCATCTTCGAGACCCCAGTAGTGATGTGGAGGAAGAATCACCACAAGATGGACACAAGCCACAAGCTGTGCTGTGAACCTGGGCACTCCGTGCTGATGCCACCAGCCTGAGGGTCCCTATCGATCCAATCAGACTGCCAAATTCTCTGGTTTGCCCCAGGatattatagaaaattatttgcatgaataatgaaaacacagctcatggcaaaaaataaaataaaataaaaatgtactagTTAGTTGGGAAAAATTTAGTAATTCCTTCCGGGCTTCCTGGtagataaaagcaaaaaagaaaatacttgggttatatacacacaaattcagaaaaaaaaaaaaaaaaaaaagacaaacattatcCTAGGACCAAATACTAGGAAGAATCTGCGAAGATTCTGATGTAAAAGAATACTGACTAATTTCATAGAAACTATCTTTGACTATAacctgagaaaaaataaaacgttCTATTGTCCCTCTTAAAATGCATTACACTGTAACTCACCTGTCTTTCAGTCACAAGGATAGAGGTTATAGATGTAAAAGGAAGAGAAGATTACTATAATCTATTGGTAAATGCTGGATAGCATCAATGGATTCTCAGTTGAATCCTCAGAGTGtctcaaatagaaaaatatggtgGCAATAGATGCAGACAGCACAGCTCTTTCTGGGAAAAATTAGAAGCCTGATGTTCTTTTAGAAACACATTTCCACAGTGGTAGTCTGcaaggaaaactgcaaaaaaGCTTATCTTTGCTTTCAGTATACTTTGAACCCGCTTCAGCATTATAAGAAAGGCTCAAAAAAGACCCTCAAGTAACTCGCCTTGAtacatgggagaaaaaaatttggttttaaaaaaagttaaaagcttcaggcttttgtttttgcttttggcaACATAAAGAGTAGAAGTTGCTTCACTTAATGCATATTAGGAGCAATTCCACTGTGTGAAAAAACATTCAAATAtaagccttaaaaaaaataaaaaggttaggTTAACAGTATTTCATAGTGTCTGACATTGAAATTTCACTTACCAAAAGACCAcagttgggccgggcgcagtggctcacgcctgtaatcccagcactttgggagaccaaggcgggcagatcacttgaggtcaggagttcaaggccagcctggccaacatggtgaaaccccatctctaccaaaaatacaaaacttagccaggcatggtggtgagcgcctgtaagcccaggtactcaggaggctgaggcaggagaactgcttgaacccaggaggtggaggttgtagtgagccgagatcatgccactgcactccagcctgggcaacagaacaagactccatctcaaaaaaaaaaaaaaaaaagcctacagtTACACTAAATCTAGCAGTTGTATCTAGAAGCTCTGAACAAGTATGGACAATCTTTTACACAACCATTTGTTTTGCATATTGTATCTTGTTACAGAATTAAGAGCtgataaaagatcaacaaatgcTTTGAAAAGTCTTGTTTTAAACCATCTTCTCAACACAATTAAACAATGTAAACAGTGATTAATAGTGGAATTATTAAGCCTAAAACTCCCATTACTCTTATCTGATTCTGGAGAAAATTCTACAATCTGTtgagaaaaacagttttaaagtACTATTTAGCAAACTAATGGGTCTATAATTCTAAGATTACAGGGCCTTtccattatttgtttattttctggggTTTCTTGTTTGgagggcttttttctttttcttttccctttttcattttttattttttttctttggtgtgCCCCAcctcccttttttttgtttgtttgttttgtttttaagataaggTAAGCTACACCTTGAGTCTCTAATTAAAGATCACTACCTGAAAAGTAGTGATCTTCAGTAAGGGCAAACATTTTGACAAGGACAGGAACTAAACAAATCTGACAGCAAGAAATCTCCCAGGTTCCAGGTTCAGTTCAATTtcactagggaaaaaaaaaagagagagagagagagaga
This region includes:
- the LOC134735967 gene encoding thymosin beta-10-like — translated: MADKPDIGEIASYNKAKLKKTEMQENTLLTKEAIEQEKRSEIS